ATTCTACAGCCCTATCCTCTTCTTGGACTCCCCCCATTTCATCCCTCAAAGTTCCTGAACCCCTTCCCCCCAATCTTTCTCAGCAAGATGATTGGTCTGAAGACTCAGATCTAGAGATAGATGATTGGTAAAACCAATTATTAATTATTAATTGTTAATTGTTCTACCGGGATTTTAATCTGGAACGTTGTCCCCTTTCCCACCGTAGACTCAAAGGTTAACTTTCCTTTATGCCTCTCCACCACAATCTGGTAACTAATTGCTAATCCGATTCCGGTTCCCTTACCTATAGGTTTAGTCGTAAAAAACGGATCAAACAATTGAGAGTGTAGATCTTCCGAAATACCTAATGCATTATCTTCAATCTCAATCATCACCCAATCTTTACCTGTATCTTCAGGAGCATACAGGGAAGTCGAAATATTAATTTGGTTAGGATTAGCCTCTAACGCCTCATAACTCAAATTCTGTTTTACATTGGCTTCCTCTAATGCATCAATAGCATTCGCAATTAAATTCATAAATACCTGATTTAACTGACTGGGATAGCATTCGAGTAAAGGCAGAGTGCTATAATTTTTCAGAACTTTAATTTCTGGGCGATGGGATTTAGATTTAAGCCGATTATTTAGGATCAACAACGTGCTATCAATTCCTTCATGGATATCTACCGCTTTCACTTCACTCTCATCAAGACGGGAGAAATTGCGTAATGAGCGTACAATACCCCGAATGCGATCGGCTCCAATGTGCATTGACTTCAGTAATTTAGGTAAATCTTCAACTAAAAATTCTAAATCCACTGCTTCACATTCTTCCTCTAGCTCTTCCGGGGGCGCAGGATAAAACTCCTGATAAAGCTCAAGAACCGAGAGTAAATCTTGGATATAATTATCCGCATGGGAAAGATTACCATAAATGAAATTGACCGGATTATTAATCTCATGGGCAATTCCAGCGACCAATTGCCCTAAACTGGACATTTTCTCATTTTGGATTAAGTGGGTTTGAGCCTGTTTCAGTTCCTGAAGTGTTTGTTCAAGTTGCATAGCTCTTTCTTTTTCTCTGGCCTCTGATATTTTCAATGCTTCATTGACTTTGGCAAGTTCATCCGCTTTTTTCAAGACGATTTTGATGATGGACTTTTGCAGACTTAAGGCTGCATCTATCTCACATTTTTTCCACGCAGAAGATTGCAAGTTCACCGTCTCTTTCCATAATTCAAAAGATTGTCTAGGACAAAGAAAAACATTGTTTTTGCTATTTTTCAAGGAATCCTGTGGGTTACCTGCCCAATTAACGGTCTGCAACATTTCTGGGCGAAACCAAATTAAATATTTATCTTTAGTGGCTGTAATTTTAATCGCTAAGATCCCACTCGCTACATCTTTATAGGCTGTGGATTGAGGATCGATATCAGCCAAACAAGCGGTATGGAAAAAACGGGAATCTCCCATATAGAAACCGAGATTTCGTATTAGTTTTTGCACATAGGTGTTGTCGGGAGTTTCTCCAATCAAAATCAAGCGATCGTCTAAACCCACTGCTACCCCTGTTGCTCCTACCAAATCTAAGATATTTTGTTGATTTGTAACCAATCCATCCACATAATTTTCGGCATTAGACATCGATTCTAATAAACAGGATTGGACATCTTTGAGATCGAGCTTGTATTCATAATCGCCATCATGTTCTTTATGTCCCAATTCCAAAGATAAAGACTGGGCTAAAAACTCACAAGTAAATCGTTGTTCATAAGATATAGAAATGGGGGAATCATAATGATGGCAGGCAATCAATCCCCAAAGTTGTTGATCTTTAATTAAAGAAATCGTCATTGAGGAACGCACACCCATATTTTTTAAATATTGCAGATGGCAATTGGATACACTCCTTAAATATGCTCCTTTAAAATCCGGTTTGTTCCGAGTTAAAAGACTGATATCAGGAATCATTTTTACCGCATCTGTACGAGTATCAAAAATGATTCTCAATCGATCTTTGAGGAATGAATTTCTAACCGGTTCAGGAATATCAATATCGGGATAATGTAAACCTAAATAGGACTCTAGATCTTCCCGTTTAGATTCAGCAATCACACTACCATGATGATCTTCATGAAACTTATAAAGCATTACTCGGTCAAAACTCGTGATTCTACGAATAGTTTTAGCCGCGACTTCACAGACTGCTTCCAAAGTTTGAGCTGTATTCAGTTTGATAGCACATTCTTTAGTCAGATGATAAAAACTGAGGGACTGATTTAAAGCTTGATCGCTGCTTTTTTCTAATTCTAGAATTAGGCAACTATCTTGATGATGAATCATGCTACTAAACCCAGTCTCTCCAATGCTCTTAATTTTAAGTTGAAGTGGATTATTAGACTCAACACTTAGATATGCTAAATGATTTTGAAGCAGGTTTAGTTGGGAGGAGTCCAATAATACGGACAAAGGTTGATTGAGGAGAGATTCTGGAGCATAACCTAAAAAAGATTCAGTGTTTTCACTGACTTGTATGATCGTCAAGTCTGGCTCGCTTAAGACTAATAATACACCATGAGATTGAATGGATGTAGGGAAATAAACGGATTCTTCTTGAGCGATCGTCCAGTGTCGAGAGGGACGCAAGCTAATATTGAATGGGGTCTTCATGGTTAACAGTCGAGGTAAAATAAGGTTGAAAGATGGGGTGGAATATGGAGATTAAGCGAGGTTCCCTGAGTGAAATTGGACAAATCTAGGGTAATATTGAAATTAATTTACAGTCCTTGAGTATTTTTTGCTGAGTGTAAAAAGACTAGCAATATACATGGATGTCATGGATATCATTGTAACACAAAAGAAATTACAGATGCTTTACCGTATTAGATGTTGACAAAACGTAAAATTCCAATAATTGAAGGCCAGAATGAAGTAGAAATAATGCTGGACACACTTAGAAAACGACTGTAGCTCAAGTCTTAAACT
This genomic interval from Roseofilum reptotaenium CS-1145 contains the following:
- a CDS encoding ATP-binding protein encodes the protein MKTPFNISLRPSRHWTIAQEESVYFPTSIQSHGVLLVLSEPDLTIIQVSENTESFLGYAPESLLNQPLSVLLDSSQLNLLQNHLAYLSVESNNPLQLKIKSIGETGFSSMIHHQDSCLILELEKSSDQALNQSLSFYHLTKECAIKLNTAQTLEAVCEVAAKTIRRITSFDRVMLYKFHEDHHGSVIAESKREDLESYLGLHYPDIDIPEPVRNSFLKDRLRIIFDTRTDAVKMIPDISLLTRNKPDFKGAYLRSVSNCHLQYLKNMGVRSSMTISLIKDQQLWGLIACHHYDSPISISYEQRFTCEFLAQSLSLELGHKEHDGDYEYKLDLKDVQSCLLESMSNAENYVDGLVTNQQNILDLVGATGVAVGLDDRLILIGETPDNTYVQKLIRNLGFYMGDSRFFHTACLADIDPQSTAYKDVASGILAIKITATKDKYLIWFRPEMLQTVNWAGNPQDSLKNSKNNVFLCPRQSFELWKETVNLQSSAWKKCEIDAALSLQKSIIKIVLKKADELAKVNEALKISEAREKERAMQLEQTLQELKQAQTHLIQNEKMSSLGQLVAGIAHEINNPVNFIYGNLSHADNYIQDLLSVLELYQEFYPAPPEELEEECEAVDLEFLVEDLPKLLKSMHIGADRIRGIVRSLRNFSRLDESEVKAVDIHEGIDSTLLILNNRLKSKSHRPEIKVLKNYSTLPLLECYPSQLNQVFMNLIANAIDALEEANVKQNLSYEALEANPNQINISTSLYAPEDTGKDWVMIEIEDNALGISEDLHSQLFDPFFTTKPIGKGTGIGLAISYQIVVERHKGKLTFESTVGKGTTFQIKIPVEQLTINN